Proteins encoded within one genomic window of Glycine soja cultivar W05 chromosome 1, ASM419377v2, whole genome shotgun sequence:
- the LOC114421624 gene encoding cyclin-dependent kinase inhibitor 7-like, with protein MSSQVGVRTRARAALAMEAATASSAQPSSKRKKIYDTNHVAKLSKTPRTSSSSFFIPATVTEIVQERCLSPTSSEIPASCCSSNGSIGLDEDRIKLLDLEVESAQVETSTCNGGQEIERREMKSSSELRENSQEPEPMEINSHRALSKAKAMPTELELEEFFVAAEKDIQKRFQDKYNYDIVKDVPLEGRYEWVQLKP; from the exons ATGTCATCTCAGGTCGGTGTCAGGACACGAGCCCGAGCCGCATTAGCCATGGAAGCTGCTACTGCCAGTTCAGCTCAACCCTCTTCGAAGAGAAAGAAGATCTACGACACTAACCATGTGGCAAAACTCTCCAAAACTCCGAGAACAAGTTCTTCCTCCTTCTTCATACCTGCGACGGTGACGGAGATTGTTCAGGAACGCTGCCTCAGCCCTACCTCCAGTGAAATTCCGGCTTCTTGCTGCTCCAGCAACGGATCCATTGGCCTCGATGAGGATAGGATCAAGCTCTTAGATCTGGAG GTGGAGAGCGCGCAAGTTGAAACGTCGACGTGCAATGGTGGTCAAGAAATTGAGAG GAGAGAGATGAAAAGTTCCAGCGAGCTTCGAGAGAATTCACAGGAGCCGGAGCCAATGGAGATCAATTCTCACCGTGCCTTATCAAAGGCAAAAGCCATGCCTACCGAGTTGGAGCTCGAGGAATTCTTCGTTGCTGCGGAGAAGGACATTCAGAAACGATTTCAAGACAA GTACAATTATGATATTGTTAAGGACGTACCACTGGAAGGACGCTACGAGTGGGTTCAGTTGAAGCCATGA